Proteins encoded together in one Pontiella desulfatans window:
- a CDS encoding glycosyl hydrolase family 28-related protein, translated as MIHRTLFSTLLLISSISAGAPDKPEWQIIKTKYPTTDVVVAGYNVEDFGAKGDGRKDCTKAFQTALDRMHEAGGGTVFVPEGRYLFKGNLKIPVAVTLRGEWNEPTRENPSVRGTILMPLAGKGDPDGTPFITVDYCAGIKDLNIWYPLQSHQNPDPYPWCLIQKGGDNATFENLTLVNPYQGIRIGPGGNELHLVRNVYGTPLKTGIQYDSTTDIGRLEKIRFSPRWWCLGGLPKSPRNLDWTMENGTAIHMLRSDWEYVADVEIEGYARGFMISEGVRGAANAQFYHLIIRNCATAMEVEKTNPFGMVFTECYFDGAQHGVLVDEKFDSALLFSTCIFSGKEALRSNGSGNILMEQCRVLSGNVVLDKGAHSILGSALKDKNSRIRIGEKVIGVVLAGNQYPNPLPMVQSEAPDGIVQQSDAPPGLNPIPDFHKTTRTQYVPAKPALEVVHPSGSDDAAAIQQALDNSARNGGGMVLLPGQDYLIKGRLSIPGGVELRGVHDVPHHTMGGGSVLHIYPPDDEPTIAMEANSGMRGLSFNYPEQRIEEVKEYPFLIQGRGENIYVINVNAANPFKFIDFMSHRCDRHFIDYPSGAPFKVGVAVGGGSRNGIVQNMQFNPHYWSRAPRRNPLYANKTDGGVSSGTGARFWTYQKENLDALVVGHTENQFLYQNFVFGSLYGIHFTQQNGEGAINCVSHGHGTDGSKISCYFEYGHGEISMVNTELVAMSSQNKTAILISDGFDSEATLINTMVWGNPDILADVGNGTLTLQNLHANHHGQGLLLTRGTLKAFNLSFNQQGSHLSASDGTTTEMGGFITTGPLKASGAFPPHVIERSAKKR; from the coding sequence ATGATTCATAGAACACTTTTTTCCACCCTGCTCCTGATTTCTTCAATTTCTGCCGGTGCACCGGATAAACCGGAGTGGCAGATCATTAAAACAAAATACCCGACCACCGATGTGGTGGTGGCGGGCTACAACGTGGAGGACTTCGGGGCTAAGGGCGATGGCAGGAAGGACTGCACCAAGGCCTTCCAAACGGCGCTGGACCGGATGCACGAGGCCGGCGGCGGAACGGTGTTTGTTCCGGAGGGCCGTTATCTCTTCAAGGGAAACCTCAAAATTCCAGTTGCCGTCACCCTGCGCGGTGAATGGAACGAACCAACCAGGGAGAATCCATCGGTGCGGGGCACCATCCTCATGCCGCTGGCGGGCAAGGGCGATCCCGACGGGACTCCGTTTATCACGGTCGATTACTGTGCGGGCATCAAAGACCTGAATATTTGGTATCCGCTGCAGTCCCACCAGAACCCCGACCCCTACCCCTGGTGCCTGATCCAGAAGGGCGGCGACAACGCCACCTTCGAAAACCTGACCCTGGTGAACCCCTACCAGGGCATCCGCATCGGGCCCGGCGGCAACGAGCTGCACCTGGTGCGCAACGTCTATGGAACCCCGCTTAAAACGGGGATCCAATACGACTCCACCACCGATATCGGCCGCCTGGAAAAAATCCGCTTTTCCCCGCGTTGGTGGTGCCTGGGCGGCCTGCCCAAATCGCCCAGGAATCTGGACTGGACCATGGAAAACGGTACGGCCATCCACATGCTGCGCTCCGACTGGGAATATGTCGCCGACGTGGAGATCGAGGGCTATGCCCGAGGCTTCATGATTTCCGAAGGCGTGCGCGGTGCGGCCAATGCACAGTTCTACCATCTGATCATCCGCAACTGCGCCACCGCCATGGAGGTGGAAAAAACCAACCCCTTCGGCATGGTGTTCACGGAATGCTATTTCGACGGCGCGCAGCACGGCGTGCTGGTTGATGAAAAATTCGACTCCGCCCTACTTTTTTCGACCTGCATCTTCAGCGGGAAGGAAGCCTTGCGTTCGAACGGAAGCGGCAACATCCTGATGGAGCAGTGCCGCGTGCTGAGCGGCAATGTCGTACTCGACAAAGGTGCGCACTCGATCCTCGGTTCCGCGCTCAAGGACAAGAACAGCCGGATCCGGATTGGGGAAAAGGTCATCGGCGTGGTGCTGGCCGGCAACCAATACCCCAACCCATTGCCCATGGTGCAAAGCGAAGCCCCGGACGGCATCGTCCAGCAATCGGACGCACCTCCGGGCCTGAACCCCATTCCCGACTTTCATAAAACAACGCGAACGCAATATGTCCCGGCCAAGCCTGCGTTGGAGGTCGTCCATCCCTCCGGCTCCGACGATGCCGCCGCCATCCAGCAAGCACTGGACAACAGCGCCCGCAATGGAGGCGGCATGGTGCTGCTGCCGGGGCAGGACTATCTGATCAAAGGCCGCCTTAGCATTCCGGGGGGCGTGGAATTGCGCGGTGTTCACGACGTGCCGCACCACACCATGGGCGGCGGAAGCGTGCTCCACATCTATCCCCCGGATGACGAACCAACCATTGCCATGGAGGCCAACAGCGGCATGCGCGGGCTTTCGTTCAACTATCCGGAACAGCGGATCGAGGAGGTGAAGGAATATCCCTTCCTCATCCAGGGGCGCGGTGAAAACATCTATGTCATCAACGTCAACGCCGCCAATCCGTTCAAGTTCATCGACTTCATGTCGCACCGGTGCGACCGCCACTTCATCGACTATCCCTCCGGCGCCCCCTTCAAGGTGGGCGTTGCCGTCGGCGGCGGAAGCCGGAACGGAATCGTGCAAAACATGCAGTTCAACCCGCACTATTGGTCGCGCGCACCACGCCGAAACCCGCTCTATGCCAACAAGACCGACGGCGGTGTTTCCAGTGGGACTGGAGCCCGGTTCTGGACGTACCAGAAGGAAAACCTCGATGCCTTGGTGGTCGGCCATACCGAAAACCAGTTCCTCTACCAAAACTTTGTCTTCGGTTCGCTCTACGGCATCCATTTCACCCAGCAGAACGGCGAGGGGGCAATCAACTGCGTCAGCCATGGCCACGGCACCGACGGTTCCAAAATCAGCTGCTATTTTGAATACGGACACGGCGAAATCTCGATGGTCAACACCGAGCTCGTGGCCATGTCGTCGCAAAACAAAACGGCCATCCTCATTTCCGACGGTTTCGATTCCGAGGCCACCCTGATCAACACCATGGTTTGGGGCAACCCCGACATCCTGGCCGATGTCGGCAACGGCACCCTCACCCTGCAGAACCTCCACGCCAACCACCACGGGCAAGGGTTGCTCCTCACGAGGGGAACCCTCAAGGCGTTCAACCTCAGCTTCAATCAACAAGGTTCCCACCTGAGCGCATCGGACGGCACCACGACGGAAATGGGCGGATTCATCACCACCGGCCCGCTGAAAGCCAGCGGAGCTTTCCCCCCACACGTGATTGAACGCAGCGCAAAAAAAAGGTAG
- a CDS encoding type II toxin-antitoxin system HipA family toxin encodes MHIIKPEPAHFPGLAVNEPFCMRLAKAVGLDSNTEVLCCPYRAKNSWPANPMALP; translated from the coding sequence ATGCACATCATCAAGCCGGAACCGGCTCACTTTCCCGGTCTTGCGGTCAACGAACCGTTCTGCATGCGGCTGGCCAAGGCGGTGGGGCTGGATTCGAATACGGAGGTGTTGTGTTGCCCCTACAGGGCAAAAAATTCCTGGCCTGCCAATCCTATGGCGTTGCCATAG
- a CDS encoding P-loop NTPase family protein, with amino-acid sequence MSGNVFSVLNTDEIRHSIPMGNIFEIDKELIKSVDDETARELVARLCRAELRSQGLPESAVMWGGDQRATDGGVDVFIDCPRALNAPDFVPKQQTVIQVKAEKFPPSKITPEMAPTGNIRPAIVEVSLSGGAYLIISTKDDVSYKALKARTDAVRDCLAEHKIGANVQSGFYDSRRLADWVEKHPSVATWLRAQVGQPLKGWRPYEPWAYKEQDVDAEYLIDDEVRAFVPEGDEEVGISQAIEQLRSDLANPGSVRLVGLSGVGKTRLVQALFDFRVCPETTALSKNNVIYADLAGEPVPSPNSMLETLLSQQSDTVVVVDNCGSETHNKLTELITKRGDNLLKLITIEYDIRDELPEDTRCYRLEGVSWEVLRKMLALRYPRLSHNDIDCIASFSDGNARVAYALASTAESGGELSRLGDGELFERLFRQKKTASEELLRCAEAASLLYSFDWSDSASNGELALLAGFADVSVRTFRRNMNELSRRGLLQARGQWRAILPHAIANGLAKRIVETEIGDDLLEAFVIHGTERVARSFCRRLGYLHDCPEAIAIASAMFSVNGKMSDLATLTRFELQMFDNLAPLDPAGALSAISREVETGNYKNHMLSFKDHFARTARLIAYEPAYFERAALILQKVALKEPDNGNRNSIREMLVSLFYCHLSGTHASLDQRHKFAENLLSSDKQGERDLGFELVEAGLKTSNFISMHGCEFGAHRRNYGWWPRSVEDIKGWYIPWIDLLIDLGKRGDSDGARSRLLLAESLRGLWELDSYGIGEKLMEAAKCFHPIDGWIEGWLGVRRTLRYDAEDHPPETVSKLRRMEDFLKPSGLEGKIRACVLARGDFAYDIEDEENLAAKSDEKLSSSDRHRRASMNAEKLGEQATAEMELLVSLLPALCSRNGGHHFEFGRGVGLHCDDPESLLKEVKTVVQVVGSDKFNPLWLRGFMNGWNDSTAEAVSKFLDEALEDEVWRNWFVELQLQAGIGGKAFQRLMTALEPDMCPTRQFGYLAHGRATEKFAVPQLMELMNKLAQRDDGGLVRSLDVLSMAVYGAQDMSDDYKSELGCGIREFLLRIDWLKLSDDTNGQISHDIEKTMGFVVETADVPSVLDSVVKRVLWEEDESYIRYDDLRKRALKPIFKRFPRYALDMVCAPENPKALERMEALLSDSFTRLRNETILDHVPKNVLIEWCNEDSNARYPFAAEICKLFETQGENQLPDSLTEVALELVWRTPNPTEVVRIFVRRFYPHSWSGSLSKTLEARLPLFDQLIPEGHDEIRSIVEAEKASFEVAIASEKEREKNRERSRDSSFE; translated from the coding sequence GTGTCTGGAAACGTTTTTAGTGTTTTGAATACAGATGAAATTCGGCACAGTATTCCTATGGGGAACATATTCGAAATAGATAAGGAACTGATCAAATCAGTCGATGATGAAACGGCTCGCGAATTGGTTGCGCGTCTTTGTCGGGCAGAGTTAAGGTCACAAGGACTTCCCGAATCTGCCGTGATGTGGGGAGGGGATCAGCGGGCAACGGATGGAGGCGTTGATGTCTTTATCGATTGCCCGAGGGCATTGAATGCTCCCGACTTCGTTCCGAAGCAGCAAACCGTTATTCAGGTCAAGGCTGAAAAGTTTCCTCCGTCAAAGATAACGCCAGAAATGGCGCCGACAGGTAATATTCGTCCAGCGATTGTGGAAGTGTCCCTGTCAGGGGGAGCATATTTAATTATTTCGACTAAAGATGATGTTTCATATAAAGCCCTCAAAGCACGAACAGATGCAGTTCGTGACTGTCTTGCTGAGCATAAAATTGGAGCGAATGTTCAATCAGGCTTTTATGACAGCCGCCGCTTAGCAGATTGGGTGGAGAAACATCCATCAGTAGCAACTTGGCTCAGAGCCCAGGTAGGCCAGCCTCTAAAGGGGTGGAGGCCATACGAACCATGGGCATATAAAGAGCAGGACGTTGATGCGGAATATCTAATTGATGATGAGGTTCGGGCTTTCGTCCCTGAAGGAGATGAAGAGGTCGGTATCTCTCAGGCAATTGAGCAGCTAAGATCTGATTTGGCAAATCCTGGTTCCGTTAGACTGGTTGGATTATCTGGCGTAGGCAAGACGAGGTTGGTACAGGCTCTGTTTGATTTCCGTGTTTGCCCCGAAACGACTGCTCTTTCTAAAAACAATGTGATTTATGCAGATCTTGCGGGCGAGCCAGTTCCCAGTCCCAACTCAATGCTGGAAACCCTTCTGTCTCAACAATCGGACACAGTTGTGGTTGTCGATAATTGTGGGTCAGAAACGCATAACAAGTTGACAGAACTCATTACGAAGCGGGGGGACAATCTCCTTAAACTGATAACAATTGAATATGATATTCGTGACGAACTGCCCGAGGATACTCGTTGCTATCGGTTGGAAGGGGTATCGTGGGAAGTTCTTAGAAAAATGTTAGCGTTGCGATACCCAAGGTTGTCTCATAACGATATTGACTGCATTGCAAGTTTTTCGGATGGCAATGCACGAGTGGCCTACGCTCTTGCCTCAACTGCTGAGTCTGGTGGTGAATTGTCACGATTGGGCGACGGGGAACTTTTCGAACGCCTCTTTCGACAGAAGAAGACGGCTAGTGAAGAACTTCTTCGATGTGCTGAGGCGGCAAGTCTACTTTATTCCTTTGATTGGAGTGATTCGGCATCAAATGGGGAGTTGGCATTATTGGCCGGGTTTGCAGATGTCTCGGTTCGTACATTTAGAAGAAATATGAACGAATTGTCGCGGCGAGGTCTTTTGCAAGCACGTGGTCAATGGCGTGCAATATTGCCCCATGCCATTGCAAACGGCTTGGCAAAACGAATTGTCGAAACCGAGATCGGAGACGATTTGCTAGAGGCCTTCGTTATTCACGGAACTGAACGGGTCGCCCGTTCGTTTTGTCGGCGACTCGGATATTTGCACGATTGTCCTGAGGCCATAGCTATTGCTTCCGCGATGTTTTCCGTAAATGGAAAGATGAGCGACTTAGCAACGTTGACGAGGTTTGAACTGCAGATGTTTGATAACTTGGCTCCTCTAGATCCTGCGGGGGCACTAAGTGCGATCAGCAGAGAGGTGGAGACGGGAAACTATAAGAATCATATGCTTTCCTTTAAAGATCACTTCGCTCGTACGGCACGGCTTATTGCATATGAGCCAGCCTATTTTGAGCGAGCAGCTCTTATTCTACAGAAAGTTGCTCTGAAAGAGCCTGATAATGGCAACAGGAATTCTATCCGAGAGATGTTGGTCTCATTGTTCTATTGCCATTTATCAGGAACCCACGCCTCTTTAGATCAGCGCCATAAGTTCGCTGAAAACCTTCTATCAAGCGATAAACAAGGAGAGCGAGACCTCGGATTCGAGTTGGTCGAAGCCGGGTTGAAAACAAGTAATTTCATATCCATGCATGGGTGTGAATTTGGTGCGCACCGGCGGAATTATGGATGGTGGCCGCGGTCTGTTGAGGATATCAAAGGATGGTATATCCCATGGATAGACCTGTTGATCGATTTAGGGAAGAGGGGAGATTCGGATGGGGCTCGTAGCCGCTTGCTTCTAGCAGAGTCATTGCGCGGTCTATGGGAACTGGACAGTTATGGCATTGGTGAAAAACTTATGGAAGCGGCAAAGTGCTTCCATCCGATAGATGGCTGGATAGAAGGCTGGCTCGGTGTACGCAGAACATTGCGCTATGATGCTGAGGATCATCCTCCAGAAACTGTTAGTAAACTCAGGCGGATGGAAGACTTCTTAAAACCGTCAGGGTTGGAGGGCAAAATCCGGGCATGCGTTTTAGCGCGAGGTGATTTTGCTTATGACATTGAAGATGAAGAAAACCTTGCTGCGAAGTCCGACGAAAAGCTTTCCTCTTCTGATAGACATCGCCGTGCAAGTATGAATGCTGAAAAATTGGGGGAGCAAGCTACTGCCGAAATGGAATTGTTAGTGTCGTTGCTTCCTGCTCTATGCTCAAGGAATGGTGGACACCATTTTGAGTTCGGTCGTGGTGTTGGCTTACATTGCGATGATCCAGAAAGCCTACTGAAAGAGGTGAAAACTGTAGTTCAGGTGGTTGGTAGTGATAAATTCAATCCCTTATGGCTTCGCGGTTTTATGAATGGATGGAATGATTCAACCGCTGAAGCTGTATCGAAATTTCTCGATGAAGCCCTTGAAGATGAGGTTTGGCGAAATTGGTTTGTTGAACTCCAGTTGCAAGCGGGGATTGGAGGAAAGGCATTTCAGCGTCTTATGACCGCCCTTGAACCTGATATGTGTCCAACTCGGCAATTCGGTTATCTTGCTCATGGCCGTGCGACGGAGAAGTTTGCGGTGCCCCAGCTAATGGAGCTAATGAACAAGTTGGCTCAAAGAGACGATGGCGGCCTTGTTCGTTCGTTGGATGTGTTAAGTATGGCTGTTTATGGCGCTCAAGATATGAGTGACGATTACAAATCGGAACTAGGATGCGGCATAAGGGAATTCCTTTTACGAATAGACTGGTTAAAACTCAGCGATGATACGAATGGGCAGATATCCCATGACATAGAAAAAACGATGGGATTTGTTGTGGAAACCGCAGATGTGCCGTCAGTTCTAGATTCTGTTGTTAAACGGGTTTTGTGGGAGGAGGATGAGAGTTATATCCGCTATGATGATCTTCGAAAAAGAGCATTAAAGCCGATATTCAAACGTTTCCCTCGTTATGCATTAGACATGGTTTGCGCTCCAGAGAACCCGAAGGCGTTGGAAAGAATGGAGGCGTTGCTGTCAGATTCTTTCACGAGACTACGAAACGAGACCATACTAGATCATGTGCCGAAGAACGTACTCATTGAATGGTGTAATGAGGACTCAAATGCGCGCTATCCCTTTGCAGCAGAAATTTGCAAGCTGTTTGAGACTCAGGGTGAGAATCAATTGCCGGACTCGCTAACTGAAGTGGCATTGGAATTAGTGTGGAGGACACCGAACCCGACTGAGGTTGTGAGGATATTCGTTCGTCGTTTTTATCCGCACTCATGGTCGGGGTCTCTATCAAAAACTTTGGAAGCGCGATTACCTTTGTTTGATCAACTGATTCCTGAAGGACATGATGAGATTCGTTCCATTGTTGAAGCTGAGAAGGCAAGTTTTGAAGTTGCAATAGCCTCAGAAAAAGAGCGCGAGAAAAACAGGGAGCGTAGTCGCGACTCTAGCTTCGAGTGA
- a CDS encoding PQQ-binding-like beta-propeller repeat protein: protein MKRSLVALTLLGATSLVAMAAPAESALPEAFGQENLLWELKLASHQYTIPTLDNGQLFLGINDQYLEHTQQPSGGGILQCRDPRTGKLAWQMVIPRRVEGDIAPSHYNRWKCGVCSRPALDNERLYIVGPRGDILCLDRKGQTDGNDGPFRDEAAYMELPPDYTLQPTDGDLVWAYNLVEELKVVPHDVCGSSPLLVGDFLYACTSNGQDAKHRYIVNPEAPALIVLDKKSGKLAATEQEGICQRTFHCNWSSPVAATVNGETLVLFGGGDGFLYAFEALKKPGPLKLRWKYDCNPEAYRAQTYSRHNKRTPEGPSEIIAIPTVADGRVYVPIGQSPNHGPGQGLLTCIDVASGKKIWESDRVDRTTAQPCVKDGLVYASDYSGRLSCLDARTGELYWQHDLEAGSWCASPMVANGKVYAGTEKNTMWILQAGKKKQQLEKIRFNSTPITPMAAGGTLYLPTQKRLFALKAGI from the coding sequence ATGAAGAGATCATTAGTTGCCTTGACGTTGCTTGGCGCCACGAGCCTCGTCGCCATGGCGGCCCCGGCAGAGTCGGCTTTGCCGGAAGCCTTCGGACAGGAAAACCTGTTGTGGGAACTGAAACTGGCATCGCACCAATACACCATCCCCACGCTGGACAACGGGCAGCTCTTCCTCGGCATCAACGACCAATACCTGGAACACACCCAGCAACCCTCCGGCGGCGGAATCCTGCAGTGCCGCGACCCCAGGACGGGAAAGCTGGCTTGGCAAATGGTGATTCCCCGGCGCGTGGAGGGCGATATTGCCCCCTCGCACTACAACCGCTGGAAATGCGGCGTCTGCTCCCGCCCGGCGCTCGACAACGAGCGGCTCTATATCGTCGGGCCGCGCGGCGACATCCTCTGCCTTGACCGGAAGGGGCAAACCGATGGCAACGATGGCCCGTTCAGGGACGAGGCCGCCTATATGGAACTCCCGCCCGACTACACGCTCCAGCCCACCGACGGCGACCTGGTCTGGGCCTACAACCTCGTGGAGGAACTCAAGGTGGTTCCGCACGATGTCTGCGGCAGCTCCCCGTTGCTCGTCGGCGACTTCCTCTACGCCTGCACCTCCAACGGGCAGGACGCCAAGCACCGCTACATCGTCAACCCCGAGGCCCCGGCGCTGATCGTGCTCGATAAAAAAAGCGGCAAGCTGGCGGCAACCGAGCAGGAAGGGATCTGCCAACGCACGTTCCACTGCAACTGGTCGTCGCCGGTCGCCGCCACGGTGAACGGCGAAACCCTCGTGCTGTTCGGCGGGGGCGATGGCTTCCTCTACGCCTTCGAAGCCCTCAAAAAACCCGGCCCGCTGAAGCTCCGCTGGAAATACGACTGCAACCCCGAAGCCTACCGCGCGCAAACCTATTCCCGGCACAACAAACGCACCCCCGAAGGCCCCAGCGAAATCATCGCCATCCCCACGGTGGCCGACGGCCGCGTCTATGTGCCGATCGGGCAAAGCCCGAACCACGGCCCCGGTCAGGGCCTGCTCACCTGCATCGACGTCGCCTCCGGAAAAAAGATTTGGGAATCCGACCGGGTGGACCGCACCACTGCGCAGCCCTGCGTGAAAGACGGGCTCGTCTACGCCAGCGATTATTCCGGCCGGCTCAGCTGCCTCGACGCCCGCACCGGCGAACTCTACTGGCAGCACGACCTGGAAGCCGGAAGCTGGTGCGCTTCGCCGATGGTTGCCAACGGCAAGGTCTACGCCGGAACCGAAAAAAACACGATGTGGATCCTCCAGGCCGGAAAGAAAAAACAGCAGCTTGAAAAAATCCGCTTCAACTCCACCCCCATCACCCCGATGGCGGCGGGCGGCACGCTCTACCTCCCCACCCAAAAACGACTCTTCGCGCTCAAGGCGGGGATCTAG
- a CDS encoding 3-keto-disaccharide hydrolase — translation MKISIGIIFICATTAFSGEWQTLFAGSGLEGWKASETEGCFSIVEGDTLKVEGGRSHLFWMGTETIPGSFTNFEFSAKVKTTPGSNGGIFFHTEYQETGWPSHGYEAQVNTTHKDKRKTASIYAVQDVMNDAPSKDDEWFDYLIRVKGKTITILIDGKVVNEYTEPADLQPPEKFKDRRLSSGTFALQGHDPKSITYYREIKVRALK, via the coding sequence ATGAAAATAAGTATTGGAATCATATTCATCTGTGCCACCACCGCATTTTCCGGCGAGTGGCAAACCTTGTTCGCTGGCTCCGGCCTCGAGGGCTGGAAGGCGAGCGAAACCGAAGGATGCTTCAGCATCGTTGAGGGCGATACGCTCAAGGTGGAGGGCGGGCGTTCGCACCTGTTCTGGATGGGCACCGAAACGATTCCGGGCTCCTTCACAAATTTCGAGTTCAGCGCAAAGGTCAAAACCACGCCCGGCTCCAACGGCGGCATATTCTTCCACACCGAATACCAGGAAACCGGCTGGCCGTCGCATGGCTATGAAGCTCAGGTTAACACAACGCATAAGGACAAGCGCAAGACCGCCAGCATCTACGCCGTGCAGGATGTCATGAACGATGCGCCCTCCAAGGACGACGAATGGTTCGACTATCTCATCCGCGTGAAAGGCAAGACCATCACCATCCTCATCGACGGCAAGGTGGTGAACGAATACACCGAGCCGGCCGACCTTCAACCCCCTGAAAAATTCAAGGACCGCCGTTTAAGCTCCGGCACCTTCGCCCTCCAGGGACACGATCCGAAAAGCATCACCTACTACCGCGAAATCAAAGTCCGCGCATTGAAATAA